One Capricornis sumatraensis isolate serow.1 chromosome 8, serow.2, whole genome shotgun sequence genomic region harbors:
- the VWA5A gene encoding von Willebrand factor A domain-containing protein 5A: MVYPGGLLTPQEKPVPLKSISVTLSFCEFVAGVSATLNYKNEEEVPLEAFFIFPMDEDSAVYSFEAMVDGKNIKAELQDKMTAHANYENAIIRGHQAFLLEEDMCSRDVFCCNVGNLLPGSQAELTLKYVQELPLEADGALRYVLPAVLNPRYQLSGCSEDSCLNMKTPIVSLEDLPYTISMVVTISSQHGIDRIQSNCSLSPIEYLGDNKTSAQVSLADGHKFDRDVEFLIYYRAVHTPSVVVEMGEATTKSDGVLGDPAAMVTFYPNIPEAQASIACGEFIFLMDCSGSMQSPISKQRKSQLRIDVAKETLILLLKSLPLGCYFNIYEFGSTYEAFFPNSVKYAQSTVEEALRRVKLMRANLGGTEILTPLQHIYKQPSVPGHPLQLFVFTDGEVTDTFTVVREVKSHCLRHRCFSFGIGEGVSTSLVKGIARVSRGTSELITGKERMQAKALRALKRSLQPVVDNVSLSWDLPDGLSAKMLSPEQTVLFRGQRLILYAQLTGTMPPAEATGEVCLKYTLQGESLENKVTFSLQPKLDANLTIHRLAAKSFLQTKDMGLRETPAGDKKDVLKVSMECGVISSHTAFIAVNKDLSKPIQGPLAPRDVPRPMLLYAAPMKQSLSPQRCATGRRSWLCLGHRQEKKCLSEACLEKPKSRASAKKTNAETHGPVVEDNRLAQLISLQKADGSWDLNEGLALVLGMKLEDIQAALPDKDANSSSWATVLAVLWLHDNAKDMDCEWELLERKAVAWIHIHAGSVRHELVKAAIAFVKSSVDPAIFGP, translated from the exons ATGGTGTACCCAGGAGGTCTCCTAACCCCCCAGGAGAAGCCAG TGCCACTGAAGAGCATCTCTGTGACCTTGTCCTTCTGTGAGTTTGTGGCTGGTGTGTCTGCAACCTTGAACTACAAGAATGAggaggaagttcccttggaggctttctttatattccccaTGGATGAAGACTCAGCTGTCTACAGCTTCGAGGCCATGGTGGATGGAAAGAATATTAAAGCAGAATTACAGGACAAGATGACG GCACATGCCAACTATGAGAATGCCATCATCCGGGGCCACCAAGCCTTCCTGTTAGAGGAGGACATGTGCTCCAGGGATGTGTTCTGTTGTAACGTGGGGAACCTCCTCCCCGGGTCGCAGGCGGAGCTCACCCTGAAGTACGTGCAGGAGCTGCCCCTGGAAGCAGACGGGGCTCTGCGCTACGTGCTCCCTGCTGTCCTGAATCCTCGGTACCAACTCTCTG GATGTTCTGAGGACAGTTGCCTTAATATGAAGACTCCTATAGTCTCTTTGGAGGACCTGCCCTACACAATCAGCATGGTGGTGACCATCAGTTCCCAGCATGGTATTGACAGGATTCAATCCAACTGCTCCTTGAGTCCTATTGAGTACCTTGGAGATAACAAGACTTCTGCTCAG GTTTCCTTGgccgatggacacaagtttgacaGGGATGTGGAATTCCTGATTTACTACAGAGCAGTGCACACCCCTAGTGTAGTCGTGGAGATGGGAGAAGCTACCACAAAGTCAG ATGGTGTGTTGGGAGATCCAGCTGCAATGGTGACTTTCTACCCGAACATCCCAGAAGCTCAGGCATCAATTGCCTGTGGAGAATTCATCTTCCTCATGGACTGCTCAGGAAGCATGCAGAGCCCCATAAGTAAGCAGAGGAAATCTCAGCTGCGCATAGATGTAGCCAAG GAAACACTGATTTTGCTTCTGAAGAGTTTGCCTCTAGGCTGTTATTTCAACATCTATGAATTTGGATCTACTTATGAGGCATTCTTTCC GAATAGTGTGAAGTACGCTCAGAGTACTGTGGAGGAGGCACTGCGAAGAGTTAAGCTTATGAGGGCTAACCTCGGGGGTACGGAAATCTTGACACCACTCCAACACATTTACAAGCAGCCTTCTGTCCCAGGCCACCCCCTGCAG CTTTTTGTCTTCACAGATGGAGAAGTTACTGATACATTTACTGTCGTTAGAGAAGTTAAGAGCCACTGTCTAAGGCACAG ATGTTTTTCATTTGGTATTGGTGAAGGAGTCTCCACCAGCCTAGTAAAAGGCATTGCCCGGGTGTCACGGGGCACTTCAGAATTGATCACAGGCAAGGAGAGAATGCAGGCCAAG GCACTTAGAGCCCTTAAACGTTCTCTGCAGCCCGTGGTAGACAATGTTTCTCTCAGCTGGGATTTGCCTGATGGTCTGTCTGCTAAAATGCTTTCCCCAGAACAGACTGTCCTCTTTAGGGGTCAGAGATTAATCCTGTATGCCCAGTTGACCGGGACAATGCCG CCAGCAGAGGCAACAGGAGAAGTTTGCCTCAAGTACACACTCCAAGGAGAGAGTCTGGAGAATAAAGTGACATTTTCCCTACAACCCAAGCTCGATGCCAA cctcacCATTCACCGACTTGCAGCCAAATCCTTTCTGCAGACCAAGGACATGGGCCTCAGGGAAACTCCTGCAGGTGATAAAAAAGATGTGTTGAAAGTTAGCATGGAGTGTGGAGTCATAAGCTCCCACACAGCTTTCATTGCTGTCAACAAGGATCTCAGCAAGCCAATTCAGGGGCCACTGGCTCCTCGGGATGTTCCAAGGCCAATGCTGTTGTATGCTGCCCCAATGAAGCAATCCTTGTCACCACAGAGGTGTGCAACTG GACGAAGATCATGGCTGTGTCTTGGTCATAGACAAGAGAAGAAATGCCTGTCAGAGGCCTGTCTTGAGAAGCCAAAGTCTCGTGCTTCTGCCAAAAAGACCAATGCTGAAACTCACGGTCCAG TTGTTGAAGATAATCGTCTTGCACAGTTGATTTCCCTTCAAAAGGCAGATGGTTCCTGGGATCTGAATGAAGGTCTGGCTTTGGTCCTGGGTATGAAGTTGGAAGACATACAGGCTGCACTTCCTGACAAG GATGCGAATTCTTCAAGCTGGGCCACAGTCCTGGCAGTGCTCTGGCTGCATGACAACGCTAAGGACATGGATTGTGAGTGGGAGCTTCTGGAAAGGAAGGCAGTGGCCTGGATTCACATCCACGCAG GGTCCGTCAGGCATGAGCTTGTGAAAGCTGCAATTGCTTTCGTGAAATCTTCTGTGGATCCTGCCATCTTCGGCCCCTGA